A region of Osmerus eperlanus chromosome 9, fOsmEpe2.1, whole genome shotgun sequence DNA encodes the following proteins:
- the odc1 gene encoding ornithine decarboxylase, with protein MNTFTPADFDFTFLEEGFCARDIVEQKLNESSNSDDKDAFYVCDLGDVLKKHLRWARALPRVMPFYAVKCNDSRAVVMTLASLGAGFDCASKTEIHLVQSLGVDPSRIIYANPCKQVSQIKYASAHGVQMMTFDSEVELMKVARCHENAKLVLRIATDDSKAVCRLSVKFGATLKASRGLLERAQELGLDVIGVSFHVGSGCTDPDTYTQAISDARCVFDMASELGYNMHLLDIGGGFPGSEDVKLKFEDITNVINPALDKYFPVDSGVRIIAEPGRYYVASAYTLAVNIIAKKVIMNEQSASDEEDEGTNDRTLMYYVNDGVYGSFNCILYDHAHCLPTLHRKPKPEERMFPCSIWGPTCDGLDRIVEQCYLPDMQLGDWMLFENMGAYTVAASSTFNGFQKPDIYNIMSRASWKYVQQIRAHGMIFSTEEACPGGVPSGCGRESGIELPAKPCTTHVI; from the exons ATGAACACTTTCACTCCTGCTGATTTTGACTTCACGTTCCTAGAGGAGGGATTCTGCGCCCGTGACATTGTTGAGCAGAAACTCAACGAGTCATCCAATTCG GATGATAAAGATGCGTTTTACGTGTGCGACTTGGGCGATGTGTTGAAGAAGCATCTGCGCTGGGCACGGGCACTGCCTCGGGTCATGCCCTTCTATGCTGTGAAGTGCAACGACAGCCGGGCTGTCGTTATGACACTGGCATCTTTGGGTGCTGGTTTTGACTGCGCTAGTAAG ACTGAAATTCACCTCGTCCAGTCCCTTGGTGTGGACCCAAGCAGGATCATCTATGCAAATCCATGCAAACAGGTGTCTCAAATCAAGTACGCGTCAGCACATGGTGTGCAAATGATGACCTTTGACAGTGAAGTGGAACTCATGAAAGTGGCGAGGTGCCATGAAAACGCCAA actaGTGCTGCGCATCGCCACAGACGACTCCAAGGCTGTGTGCCGTCTGAGCGTCAAGTTTGGGGCCACCCTGAAGGCTTCGCGAGGCCTGCTGGAACGAGCTCAAGAGCTGGGCCTGGACGTGATCGGCGTCAGTTTCCACGTGGGCAGCGGGTGTACTGATCcagacacctacacacaggCCATATCTGACGCACGTTGTGTATTCGACATGGCG TCTGAGCTGGGCTACAACATGCACCTGCTGGACATTGGGGGTGGATTCCCTGGGTCTGAGGACGTCAAACTGAAGTTTGAGGAT ATCACCAATGTCATCAATCCGGCACTGGACAAATATTTCCCTGTTGATTCTGGGGTCAGAATCATCGCTGAGCCAGGCCGTTACTATGTGGCTTCTGCCTACACGCTGGCTGTCAACATCATCGCCAAGAAGGTCATCATGAATGAGCAGTCAGCCTCTGACG AGGAAGACGAGGGGACCAACGACCGGACTCTGATGTACTACGTTAATGATGGTGTCTACGGATCCTTCAACTGCATCCTGTACGACCACGCTCACTGCCTGCCAACGCTGCACAGG AAGCCGAAGCCAGAGGAGCGCATGTTTCCCTGCAGCATCTGGGGGCCGACCTGCGACGGTCTGGACCGCATCGTGGAACAGTGCTACCTGCCAGACATGCAGCTGGGAGACTGGATGCTGTTTGAAAACATGGGGGCCTATACTGTAGCTGCATCCTCCACCTTCAACGGCTTCCAGAAACCTGACATATACAACATCATGTCCCGGGCCTCTTG GAAATATGTGCAGCAGATCCGTGCCCATGGTATGATTTTTTCCACGGAGGAGGCGTGTCCCGGTGGGGTGCCATCTGGTTGTGGCCGTGAGAGTGGCATAGAGCTCCCAGCCAAGCCCTGTACCACCCATGTTATCTAA
- the matn3b gene encoding matrilin-3b isoform X3, which produces MGYKTASVIGGLVWVVSILGLEVKGTNRRYGYQPQYLADSPDLVQQIQKSVRRPVHLQTQIFQNALDSTGSGRHCKSRPLDLVFIIDSSRSVRPAEFEKVRIFLTDMVDTLDIGMDSTRVAVVNYASTVEIEFLLKMHTDKSSLKQALSRIDPLSTGTMTGLAIKTAMEQVFTEESGARPTSQSIAKVGIIVTDGRPQDTVEEVAALARSSGIEMYAVGVDRADMESLRLMASLPLEEHVFYVETYGVIEKLTSKFRETLCGVDACSLGHDCQHICINNKTSYYCQCREGYVLNTDKKTCSLAGLDACSLGHDCQHICTNNQNSYYCQCREGYVLNTDKKTCSRLDTCSLGHDCQHICTNNQNSYYCQCREGYVLNTDKKTCSRVDACSLGHDCQHICINNKTSYYCQCREGYVLNTDKKTCSQELRGGGVSENACMCEAQIAFQKKVQSTIQDLNSKLDDISRKVQQFEDGGGF; this is translated from the exons ATGGGCTATAAGACAGCATCTGTTATCGGTGGACTTGTTTGGGTCGTGTCCATTCTTGGTTTAGAGGTGAAAGGAACGAACCGACGGTATGGATATCAACCTCAGTACCTCGCTGACAGTCCTGACCTGGTGCAACAGATTCAAAAGAGCGTCCGTCGACCTGTTCACCTACAGACTCAGATATTCCAGAATGCTCTTGATTCAACAG GGTCAGGAAGGCACTGCAAAAGCAGACCTCTGGACTTGGTCTTCATCATAGACAGCTCCCGTAGTGTTCGGCCTGCAGAGTTTGAGAAGGTCAGAATCTTTTTGACCGACATGGTGGACACACTGGATATTGGCATGGATTCCACGAGAGTGGCTGTCGTCAACTATGCCAGTACAGTAGAGATCGAGTTCCTACTCAAGATGCACACGGACAAGTCAAGCTTGAAGCAGGCCCTCAGCCGGATCGATCCCCTGTCCACCGGCACCATGACGGGTCTTGCCATCAAAACTGCCATGGAGCAAGTCTTCACGGAGGAGTCTGGGGCCCGTCCCACATCACAGAGCATCGCCAAGGTGGGCATCATTGTGACTGACGGCAGGCCCCAGGATACGGTAGAAGAGGTGGCCGCCTTGGCGCGCTCATCAGGAATTGAAATGTATGCAGTAGGTGTGGACAGGGCTGACATGGAGTCTCTCCGTCTCATGGCCAGCCTCCCTCTGGAAGAGCATGTCTTCTATGTGGAGACCTATGGGGTCATTGAGAAACTCACGTCCAAGTTTAGGGAGACCTTGTGTG GTGTGGACGCTTGCTCCCTTGGACATGATTGTCAGCACATATGTATCAACAACAAAACCTCTTACTACTGCCAGTGTCGAGAGGGCTATGTGTTGAATACCGACAAGAAAACATGCTCAC TTGCAGGTTTGGACGCTTGCTCCCTTGGACATGATTGCCAGCACATATGTACCAACAACCAAAACTCTTACTACTGCCAGTGTCGAGAGGGCTATGTGTTGAATACTGACAAGAAAACATGCTCAC GTTTGGACACTTGCTCCCTTGGACATGATTGTCAGCACATATGTACCAACAACCAAAACTCTTACTACTGCCAGTGTCGAGAGGGCTATGTGTTGAATACTGACAAGAAAACATGCTCAC GTGTGGACGCTTGCTCCCTTGGACATGATTGCCAGCACATATGTATCAACAACAAAACCTCTTACTACTGCCAGTGTCGAGAGGGCTATGTGTTGAATACCGACAAGAAAACATGCTCAC AGGAATTGCgtggtggtggggtgtctgAAAATGCTTGCATGTGTGAAGCCCAGATTGCGTTCCAGAAGAAGGTCCAGTCTACCATCCAGGATCTCAACAGCAA ACTTGATGACATTTCCAGGAAAGTTCAACAATTCGAAGATGGCGGTGGATTCTGA
- the matn3b gene encoding matrilin-3b isoform X4, with amino-acid sequence MGYKTASVIGGLVWVVSILGLEVKGTNRRYGYQPQYLADSPDLVQQIQKSVRRPVHLQTQIFQNALDSTGSGRHCKSRPLDLVFIIDSSRSVRPAEFEKVRIFLTDMVDTLDIGMDSTRVAVVNYASTVEIEFLLKMHTDKSSLKQALSRIDPLSTGTMTGLAIKTAMEQVFTEESGARPTSQSIAKVGIIVTDGRPQDTVEEVAALARSSGIEMYAVGVDRADMESLRLMASLPLEEHVFYVETYGVIEKLTSKFRETLCGVDACSLGHDCQHICINNKTSYYCQCREGYVLNTDKKTCSRLDACSLGHDCQHICTNNQNSYYCQCREGYVLNTDKKTCSRLDTCSLGHDCQHICTNNQNSYYCQCREGYVLNTDKKTCSRVDACSLGHDCQHICINNKTSYYCQCREGYVLNTDKKTCSQELRGGGVSENACMCEAQIAFQKKVQSTIQDLNSKLDDISRKVQQFEDGGGF; translated from the exons ATGGGCTATAAGACAGCATCTGTTATCGGTGGACTTGTTTGGGTCGTGTCCATTCTTGGTTTAGAGGTGAAAGGAACGAACCGACGGTATGGATATCAACCTCAGTACCTCGCTGACAGTCCTGACCTGGTGCAACAGATTCAAAAGAGCGTCCGTCGACCTGTTCACCTACAGACTCAGATATTCCAGAATGCTCTTGATTCAACAG GGTCAGGAAGGCACTGCAAAAGCAGACCTCTGGACTTGGTCTTCATCATAGACAGCTCCCGTAGTGTTCGGCCTGCAGAGTTTGAGAAGGTCAGAATCTTTTTGACCGACATGGTGGACACACTGGATATTGGCATGGATTCCACGAGAGTGGCTGTCGTCAACTATGCCAGTACAGTAGAGATCGAGTTCCTACTCAAGATGCACACGGACAAGTCAAGCTTGAAGCAGGCCCTCAGCCGGATCGATCCCCTGTCCACCGGCACCATGACGGGTCTTGCCATCAAAACTGCCATGGAGCAAGTCTTCACGGAGGAGTCTGGGGCCCGTCCCACATCACAGAGCATCGCCAAGGTGGGCATCATTGTGACTGACGGCAGGCCCCAGGATACGGTAGAAGAGGTGGCCGCCTTGGCGCGCTCATCAGGAATTGAAATGTATGCAGTAGGTGTGGACAGGGCTGACATGGAGTCTCTCCGTCTCATGGCCAGCCTCCCTCTGGAAGAGCATGTCTTCTATGTGGAGACCTATGGGGTCATTGAGAAACTCACGTCCAAGTTTAGGGAGACCTTGTGTG GTGTGGACGCTTGCTCCCTTGGACATGATTGTCAGCACATATGTATCAACAACAAAACCTCTTACTACTGCCAGTGTCGAGAGGGCTATGTGTTGAATACCGACAAGAAAACATGCTCAC GTTTGGACGCTTGCTCCCTTGGACATGATTGCCAGCACATATGTACCAACAACCAAAACTCTTACTACTGCCAGTGTCGAGAGGGCTATGTGTTGAATACTGACAAGAAAACATGCTCAC GTTTGGACACTTGCTCCCTTGGACATGATTGTCAGCACATATGTACCAACAACCAAAACTCTTACTACTGCCAGTGTCGAGAGGGCTATGTGTTGAATACTGACAAGAAAACATGCTCAC GTGTGGACGCTTGCTCCCTTGGACATGATTGCCAGCACATATGTATCAACAACAAAACCTCTTACTACTGCCAGTGTCGAGAGGGCTATGTGTTGAATACCGACAAGAAAACATGCTCAC AGGAATTGCgtggtggtggggtgtctgAAAATGCTTGCATGTGTGAAGCCCAGATTGCGTTCCAGAAGAAGGTCCAGTCTACCATCCAGGATCTCAACAGCAA ACTTGATGACATTTCCAGGAAAGTTCAACAATTCGAAGATGGCGGTGGATTCTGA
- the matn3b gene encoding matrilin-3b isoform X1, protein MGYKTASVIGGLVWVVSILGLEVKGTNRRYGYQPQYLADSPDLVQQIQKSVRRPVHLQTQIFQNALDSTGSGRHCKSRPLDLVFIIDSSRSVRPAEFEKVRIFLTDMVDTLDIGMDSTRVAVVNYASTVEIEFLLKMHTDKSSLKQALSRIDPLSTGTMTGLAIKTAMEQVFTEESGARPTSQSIAKVGIIVTDGRPQDTVEEVAALARSSGIEMYAVGVDRADMESLRLMASLPLEEHVFYVETYGVIEKLTSKFRETLCGKETEAEPIMNADNGASSTQDTFESPPRENDSLWAEGVDACSLGHDCQHICINNKTSYYCQCREGYVLNTDKKTCSLAGLDACSLGHDCQHICTNNQNSYYCQCREGYVLNTDKKTCSRLDTCSLGHDCQHICTNNQNSYYCQCREGYVLNTDKKTCSRVDACSLGHDCQHICINNKTSYYCQCREGYVLNTDKKTCSQELRGGGVSENACMCEAQIAFQKKVQSTIQDLNSKLDDISRKVQQFEDGGGF, encoded by the exons ATGGGCTATAAGACAGCATCTGTTATCGGTGGACTTGTTTGGGTCGTGTCCATTCTTGGTTTAGAGGTGAAAGGAACGAACCGACGGTATGGATATCAACCTCAGTACCTCGCTGACAGTCCTGACCTGGTGCAACAGATTCAAAAGAGCGTCCGTCGACCTGTTCACCTACAGACTCAGATATTCCAGAATGCTCTTGATTCAACAG GGTCAGGAAGGCACTGCAAAAGCAGACCTCTGGACTTGGTCTTCATCATAGACAGCTCCCGTAGTGTTCGGCCTGCAGAGTTTGAGAAGGTCAGAATCTTTTTGACCGACATGGTGGACACACTGGATATTGGCATGGATTCCACGAGAGTGGCTGTCGTCAACTATGCCAGTACAGTAGAGATCGAGTTCCTACTCAAGATGCACACGGACAAGTCAAGCTTGAAGCAGGCCCTCAGCCGGATCGATCCCCTGTCCACCGGCACCATGACGGGTCTTGCCATCAAAACTGCCATGGAGCAAGTCTTCACGGAGGAGTCTGGGGCCCGTCCCACATCACAGAGCATCGCCAAGGTGGGCATCATTGTGACTGACGGCAGGCCCCAGGATACGGTAGAAGAGGTGGCCGCCTTGGCGCGCTCATCAGGAATTGAAATGTATGCAGTAGGTGTGGACAGGGCTGACATGGAGTCTCTCCGTCTCATGGCCAGCCTCCCTCTGGAAGAGCATGTCTTCTATGTGGAGACCTATGGGGTCATTGAGAAACTCACGTCCAAGTTTAGGGAGACCTTGTGTGGTAAGGAAACAGAAGCAGAACCCATAATGAATGCAGACAATGGTGCGTCTTCCACTCAAGACACATTTGAAAGTCCTCCTAGGGAAAATGACTCCTTGTGGGCTGAAG GTGTGGACGCTTGCTCCCTTGGACATGATTGTCAGCACATATGTATCAACAACAAAACCTCTTACTACTGCCAGTGTCGAGAGGGCTATGTGTTGAATACCGACAAGAAAACATGCTCAC TTGCAGGTTTGGACGCTTGCTCCCTTGGACATGATTGCCAGCACATATGTACCAACAACCAAAACTCTTACTACTGCCAGTGTCGAGAGGGCTATGTGTTGAATACTGACAAGAAAACATGCTCAC GTTTGGACACTTGCTCCCTTGGACATGATTGTCAGCACATATGTACCAACAACCAAAACTCTTACTACTGCCAGTGTCGAGAGGGCTATGTGTTGAATACTGACAAGAAAACATGCTCAC GTGTGGACGCTTGCTCCCTTGGACATGATTGCCAGCACATATGTATCAACAACAAAACCTCTTACTACTGCCAGTGTCGAGAGGGCTATGTGTTGAATACCGACAAGAAAACATGCTCAC AGGAATTGCgtggtggtggggtgtctgAAAATGCTTGCATGTGTGAAGCCCAGATTGCGTTCCAGAAGAAGGTCCAGTCTACCATCCAGGATCTCAACAGCAA ACTTGATGACATTTCCAGGAAAGTTCAACAATTCGAAGATGGCGGTGGATTCTGA
- the matn3b gene encoding matrilin-3b isoform X2, with protein MGYKTASVIGGLVWVVSILGLEVKGTNRRYGYQPQYLADSPDLVQQIQKSVRRPVHLQTQIFQNALDSTGSGRHCKSRPLDLVFIIDSSRSVRPAEFEKVRIFLTDMVDTLDIGMDSTRVAVVNYASTVEIEFLLKMHTDKSSLKQALSRIDPLSTGTMTGLAIKTAMEQVFTEESGARPTSQSIAKVGIIVTDGRPQDTVEEVAALARSSGIEMYAVGVDRADMESLRLMASLPLEEHVFYVETYGVIEKLTSKFRETLCGKETEAEPIMNADNGASSTQDTFESPPRENDSLWAEGVDACSLGHDCQHICINNKTSYYCQCREGYVLNTDKKTCSRLDACSLGHDCQHICTNNQNSYYCQCREGYVLNTDKKTCSRLDTCSLGHDCQHICTNNQNSYYCQCREGYVLNTDKKTCSRVDACSLGHDCQHICINNKTSYYCQCREGYVLNTDKKTCSQELRGGGVSENACMCEAQIAFQKKVQSTIQDLNSKLDDISRKVQQFEDGGGF; from the exons ATGGGCTATAAGACAGCATCTGTTATCGGTGGACTTGTTTGGGTCGTGTCCATTCTTGGTTTAGAGGTGAAAGGAACGAACCGACGGTATGGATATCAACCTCAGTACCTCGCTGACAGTCCTGACCTGGTGCAACAGATTCAAAAGAGCGTCCGTCGACCTGTTCACCTACAGACTCAGATATTCCAGAATGCTCTTGATTCAACAG GGTCAGGAAGGCACTGCAAAAGCAGACCTCTGGACTTGGTCTTCATCATAGACAGCTCCCGTAGTGTTCGGCCTGCAGAGTTTGAGAAGGTCAGAATCTTTTTGACCGACATGGTGGACACACTGGATATTGGCATGGATTCCACGAGAGTGGCTGTCGTCAACTATGCCAGTACAGTAGAGATCGAGTTCCTACTCAAGATGCACACGGACAAGTCAAGCTTGAAGCAGGCCCTCAGCCGGATCGATCCCCTGTCCACCGGCACCATGACGGGTCTTGCCATCAAAACTGCCATGGAGCAAGTCTTCACGGAGGAGTCTGGGGCCCGTCCCACATCACAGAGCATCGCCAAGGTGGGCATCATTGTGACTGACGGCAGGCCCCAGGATACGGTAGAAGAGGTGGCCGCCTTGGCGCGCTCATCAGGAATTGAAATGTATGCAGTAGGTGTGGACAGGGCTGACATGGAGTCTCTCCGTCTCATGGCCAGCCTCCCTCTGGAAGAGCATGTCTTCTATGTGGAGACCTATGGGGTCATTGAGAAACTCACGTCCAAGTTTAGGGAGACCTTGTGTGGTAAGGAAACAGAAGCAGAACCCATAATGAATGCAGACAATGGTGCGTCTTCCACTCAAGACACATTTGAAAGTCCTCCTAGGGAAAATGACTCCTTGTGGGCTGAAG GTGTGGACGCTTGCTCCCTTGGACATGATTGTCAGCACATATGTATCAACAACAAAACCTCTTACTACTGCCAGTGTCGAGAGGGCTATGTGTTGAATACCGACAAGAAAACATGCTCAC GTTTGGACGCTTGCTCCCTTGGACATGATTGCCAGCACATATGTACCAACAACCAAAACTCTTACTACTGCCAGTGTCGAGAGGGCTATGTGTTGAATACTGACAAGAAAACATGCTCAC GTTTGGACACTTGCTCCCTTGGACATGATTGTCAGCACATATGTACCAACAACCAAAACTCTTACTACTGCCAGTGTCGAGAGGGCTATGTGTTGAATACTGACAAGAAAACATGCTCAC GTGTGGACGCTTGCTCCCTTGGACATGATTGCCAGCACATATGTATCAACAACAAAACCTCTTACTACTGCCAGTGTCGAGAGGGCTATGTGTTGAATACCGACAAGAAAACATGCTCAC AGGAATTGCgtggtggtggggtgtctgAAAATGCTTGCATGTGTGAAGCCCAGATTGCGTTCCAGAAGAAGGTCCAGTCTACCATCCAGGATCTCAACAGCAA ACTTGATGACATTTCCAGGAAAGTTCAACAATTCGAAGATGGCGGTGGATTCTGA